tgaaaataagcagacacagctgggtacaatccgggaaacacacgtgggtaagcagggggcgtggcacacaggaggagccgacgagcagggcatgacactgtgtgtgtatatatatatatatatatatatatatatatatatatatatattgtcagGTTTCCAGGAGGACAGGCTGGCTGGAGGTGATGAAGgacaaggcaggcaggcggaaaatAAGGGCAGACGAAGGTTTATTGGGACTAGCAGGGGGGTGGCAAGACGCACATTCCAACAACGACCCTGGACTGATATACAAAAGACAAAtcgaaatatatatgtatagcgAAGAAAGCGATGTCAGTGATTGTGAGCAACTGAGCTTCCTAAATTCTGACACTAGTGATGAGGGGTTCTTCGGgttcacataaaactagcaGAACATTTAAGCCTTGAAGTCTATCCTACTTTGTTACTGAAGTGTCTACttgtttttttgtacttttatgcttttattgGTTTTTACTGACTTTATTTGTTAATACAGTGATGATGGTTCTTAATGCTGCTGTTGACTACTGTTCACTCTACATGGTTGACATTAAATATTTTAGGACACTATTTGGTTtagaatcttttttttcttcatttcccTCCTATAAACTAGGTGCATCTTACAGTATAGTCCGAAAAATAAGGTATATCGTACATGTAATTCTTGCTTCGCCAGTCAGCTTGATTATGATCAGACTTTTTCTTATGTTCAATTTGGTATAGACATTATTGTCACAGggaaaaatataattttaatgattattactTTTCAAGAATatctaaatgtttaaaaatcaatttaaagtttacctccgctgcttttgcatgagtgctGCATGCGTTCTCTGAGACAACGATAATCAATCTCATCCTTGCCGTTTAATTCACTCCTAGACGGGTTCTTGAActccttttttgtttcataattaTATCAATATTTATTCCAACAAAATCGCATTGCGATATTTGAAAAATTTCCATGCTCCATAGTATATTATACAAGTATATTATACAAAACTTTTCTTGTTACGCTATTCTGATcttgttgtatctgttctttCGACCAGATCGCAGTTAAAGCTTGTGTCACTTCATTTGTCCATGCAcccattattataattatttattttatttcatgaatAAATAATAGGTTAACTAGAAAAAGCTCAATACTAACAAGCTTAAAGGAGCCATTTCACCACCTATTGAAGTGGAGTCAGATATACTTCAGTCAGTAAATTGATTCCCCTAATGTGCATGTACACTGGGACAAGAACAGAAGTTCAATTAAACGGTGTAGTCGAGCTATAACCGTAACTCGACTTGGCTGTGCATGTAAAATTACTGTGTGACAGCCATGCACAAGACCCTGAGTTCTAGTAAATAAGAGTGAAATTGGCAGAGGAGCCTAAGTTCAAGTCTAGTCCAGTCAAgtcatttatttgtatagcacattaaAAAGCAAAGAACTTGACCAAAAGTGCTTTCCAGTCTAGAGAGAATTGCTTAACGTACTACATACATAGTAAAATAACATGAAAACATGCATAccagaaataaaaaattaaaacgtGATATAATAAGCAACAGATAAAGCACAAAGTACTAAAGCATATGGCAATTTGAAGATCTCACTTTCTGTGCATGATGGAGTAATTCAGGTAGTTCGGTGAGATGACTAAGGGGGCAGGTTCCACTTCTGGAGGCTCAGCTAAATTCCATTTTCAGTTTTCTGCCACCCCTTTCTTGTAATGTATGTATTTGCCTATGTTGCATGTATGATTTATCAGTAAAACCTGCCCATCGCCAGAGAAAGACTCAGAAAGTCCCATGAACGGCGTCCGTCCATCTTCCAGTGCCTTATCAAGGAGGATATTTTTATGGACTTCTCAGTATTGGCTGTACAGATGAAgcaatttaattattaaacagtTACTGTAAGTTACTAATTCCTTTATGTTATGGTATGATTTTTGTGTCATTAACTCAAATACAAGAGTGATTGTTTAAGTTAGCATTTCACACATTCATAATTTAGAACAGAATGGTGAGAAATaaggaaaaagacaaaaaaactgtCACGATCAAGGCTAgcagaacggcgatcgtgcgggcaggcgtgcaaaAGACTAGGCAGGCAAgcagaatacggggcaaactaggggtttattggTGAGTACCAACACGGAGACCATGGGGAAGCACGTCTAatcacaatgacggacaggggaaacacgtcagaccaggacttaaatacaacaagacgaagcatggaaatcagacaacgctggagacaatcagggaagcacacgtgggtaatcagggggcgtggcacacacaaggagcggacgagccgggcacgACAAAAACAATGATTAAACCAAATTGTTTCATATATAATTTGAAATGAACACCAGTGTGTTCTGGACAAATATAGTTTACACAGGCGACAATATTATTcctaatatgaataatatttagTGTTTACTGTTCCGTAGCCATAATCAAGTGACTAACAACTGTACTGCATTTAAACACTCACAGAAAGTCACAAGGGGGATATCAACTGTACTATACTGAGAATACTGCAGTCAAACACACAGCAACTGTGAAAAATAGTAATGACTCTGTAGCAACAGTCACATATATTCATATATGAACATAACTCGTTCGTAAGTAAAGGAGTGTCTGTATTTATCtatttcttcttttcttcatCTTTAACAATTgtcttaacaaaaaaaatactgagAACAGAGGCTCTGTTACTTAGAACAGAGAATACAATACTTATATTGTATTCCCCATCACTTACAATAATTGGGTATTTACTGAAGAATTACAAAAGTCATCACTTTCTAACATCCTCTGATCTGATTTTACTGCAACAAAGCAACTGACAGATAGTCatcttctgcaaaaaaaaattaatttaggtCGTTTTAAAAAGCTGAAACAACTTATTTTACTCCCGTCCTCTTCTCTGACGTCATGGACTTTTGGAGAGCATTCATCTCGTTTATCTGCAGTGATCTTTTCACAATCTTTTTTAGCTCCCTTCCCACGGCCAGTGTTTCCTGCCTTTCTAATGGGAGCATTTTCAGTCTTTTGTGATGTGGTGGCGCCCCgtgatgggttggcgtcccgtgatgggttggcgccccgtgatgggttggcgccccgtgatgggttggcgccccgtgatgggttggcgtcccgtgatgggttggcgtcccgtgatgggttggcgccccgtgaTGGGGTGGCGCCCCgtgatgggttggcgtcccgtgatgggttggcgccccgtgaTGGGGTGGCGCcccgtgatgggttggcgccccgtgaTGGGGTGGCGCcccgtgatgggttggcgccccgtgatgggttggcgccccgtgatgggttggcgtcccgtgatgggttggcgccccgtgatgggttggcgccccgtgatgggttggcgccccgtgatgggttggcgccccgtgatgggttggcgccccgtgatgggttggcgccccgtgatgggttggcgtcccgtgatgggttggcgccccgtgaTGGGTTGCCGCCCCgtgatgggttggcgtcccgtgatgggttggtgccccctcctcggttattccctgccttgtgcccataggcttcagaccccccgcgactctGAATCggacaagcggtttcagaagaTGAATGGACATACCCAGCCCTTTCTTCTTCATGGTTCTTGCATCTCCATTTCCCTCCAGCATTTCCAGCAGCCTCATTAGAGCCTCTGTTGTGTCTATCAACCTTTTCAAATCCTCTGCCAGCATCAATTCCCACATCCAAACAGCCTCCTTTGTTCTCTCCTTTAACTTTGAGTCTTTCAACGAAGCAGTTTTCAGCAGAATCATTGTCTCCTGCATTTCAGTAACAGCACTTTTTATGATTGGTTTAGCATCAGTTTTCATGTTTACAACACCCCTTTCTACAGGTAAATTTAAAAATTATCATAATAAAATCCTCAGTAGAATCAGATTTGTACATTGTGTTCAAGAGCATCATCAGCAATAAGAGTGTAAGATATTAAGAATTTTAATTAACTCACGTCTTGTGTACAGCAGCATGTAGGCATGTTCAGACCTGTGGGATGCAGATGTTTTTTACGTACATAGATGAGGGAACGTTCAAGTTGAATAACATCAGTGGAACTATTAGTTTCactacatttaaataaaaaagtacTATTTATAATAAACAAAATCATAGGTTTAAACATAATATAGTATAATATGAAGGAAAATTCTTACGTGATGACGGTATTCTGATCATTTATCTGCAGAGGAAGGAATATACTATAGATGAAAAATTCAGCATTGTCTTTGAATGAAATTCAGTTTTGGTTTTTAATAATCATTCAAAATGAAGCAGGCATGTgcccaaacaaacaaaacattctGAAGAAGTTTTGGAGGACATGCTCAATATTTTCCATCATTCATTCTAGACAACTTTCAGTGAAGAAAATGTGTTTCATTTAAACCATAATCATTATTatacaagaaacaaaaaacaatcaTCCTGTTCATAAATATGTCAAAGGTGAGAGACAGTAAGAGACTGTACCTTGGGGTCACATTGAAAGACACAGCTGTCATCAAAATGGTACCAATTTCCATCCTCAAATGACTTGATGATGGTGTAATAATGTCCAGATTTCACAGAACCTCGATGTTTGATTATAGCATAGAGCGTATAGAGCTCctgagagagagtgaggagaaaaaaaatcagaattctGAAAATGAAGACTTGATGAAATCTAATTAATTTCAGTAAATATAAATACTAGAAAACAAGAAACACCTATAGGtatatttgcatgtatattcccATCTTTAAGTAGCACTTCATGTACATTCCTGTGTAACAGTTCCCTGCTAGGCCAGTTTTCTGACAGCAGTTATCAAGCCTAAATAACTAGGTTGGGTTTAGATTTGTTCAGCAGGGAAGTTTTCTTTTTCCTCACTTTTTTTGTCTGTAGtaactgctctagagtccagtggtggcgtgctttacaccactgcatctgacaCTTTGCATTGAACTTGGTGACggaaggcttggatgcagctgctcggccatggaaacccattccatgaagttctctatgcactgttcaggagctaatctgaaggccacatgaagtttggaggtctgtagctattgactctgcagacagttggtgacTTCTCCACACTGTGCACCTCAGCATACGTTGTCcccactctgtgattttacatggcctATCACTTTGTTCccgagttgctgttgttcccaattgcttccactttgttataataccactaacagttgaccgtggattTTTTAGCAgcgaggaaatttcacgaatggacttacagtattgcacaggtggcatcctgtcACGGTACCATGCTtgcattcactgagctcctgagagtgacccattcttttacaaatgtttgtagaagcagtctgcatgcctaggtgcttgattttatatacctgtggctatggaagtgattggaacacctgaattcaatgatttggagggggtGTCATAATACTTTTTGCAGTATAGTGTATATTATCGAGGTATAACTATTTACTACAGAACACTTACTTATTCAGACACACCCTTCTACtttttccatttctttttctaaaTTGCCTGCTATTGCCTTGTGATGCATGTTGAGATTTGACTAATGCTGGTGATGAAGTACCATTAAATATACAGTCTAAAAATATAGTGGATTGGATATCAAACATACATTGTTCAACATTACTGTCACATAGTTAGGCTGAATCCATGCCTATAATAAACACAGACCCTGAGGATAGGCCATAAGACAGTATATCCCACAGGTCTGTTAGCATTTGTACACATAATTTTATGTATTAAGTCTTTTCATTGCTATTTAATGTTATCAATGTGTAAATTCCTAATGAATGGAACCTTCTCTCTGTAACCATTTTTTCATTATCGAAACACTAATAGTACAATCTATCAATCAAAATTATGAAGTAAATAACCTGCTCTTTGTACAGTACCTG
The sequence above is a segment of the Brienomyrus brachyistius isolate T26 chromosome 12, BBRACH_0.4, whole genome shotgun sequence genome. Coding sequences within it:
- the LOC125704899 gene encoding ubiquitin carboxyl-terminal hydrolase 36-like, producing the protein MDGWNQFFKSSGLNGDNQLYCDACDEKTDTETVCALVRYPEVLTLQLKRFNFDYNYMMYMKSNCTVEIPIKLKVTQELYTLYAIIKHRGSVKSGHYYTIIKSFEDGNWYHFDDSCVFQCDPKINDQNTVITSEHAYMLLYTRRDNDSAENCFVERLKVKGENKGGCLDVGIDAGRGFEKVDRHNRGSNEAAGNAGGKWRCKNHEEERAGYVHSSSETACPIQSRGGSEAYGHKAGNNRGGGTNPSRDANPSRGGNPSRGANPSRDANPSRGANPSRGANPSRGANPSRGANPSRGANPSRGANPSRDANPSRGANPSRGANPSRGATPSRGANPSRGATPSRGANPSRDANPSRGATPSRGANPSRDANPSRDANPSRGANPSRGANPSRGANPSRDANPSRGATTSQKTENAPIRKAGNTGRGKGAKKDCEKITADKRDECSPKVHDVREEDGSKISCFSFLKRPKLIFFCRR